In one Polaribacter sp. ALD11 genomic region, the following are encoded:
- a CDS encoding PEP/pyruvate-binding domain-containing protein, whose amino-acid sequence MKKKILLTFTLAFFFSLNSSSQKKSLENIKQLIKYYKEDSRGPYYRIKWFCKDGSIRDPKNPCPDSIGGGIQHASFKESALDLRKSNHLFFGEILASVKTEDFLDSENNFSRIKQYQIGQYLASVDDGWVLKKGQFYRGAIQSEDEEAWGKEFYETVLKDDHFLNSNYYLVRQSLKDIPHNGDSNIAQLMRSESKILAEEIADFMDIRIKIHGNPQKSDIYLVQNYVKKNASKISVKEKKAFEKLLATMNAFYAPLNYSSIAKELAKITDKNKVLSNLKKFVNEDKSSFTAKDIVLKITDNLDLLRYNIALFKSSRDRLNLLDLTNQLEKILLIETQNWIPETLEETILKTQTLTCASYATGLVEAWEFDIVKPIFSSTLKKDKTTLGALNTLVTNARRIVEWSTSLVKANYQEDVNEYAAFESLAYGFIDDRIRNSITLNLGETVSQLNKYAAKVSKVNNNVMSISNQGTIRGLNPGYAFGKLIVVDGNPDEVEVNTNNIYIFQKPPSDLKPVAGIMTVSEGNLVSHVQLLARNLGIPNAALSSENLKSLEEYTNRNVFYAVSSKGNVILKLEKDMSAIEQKLFDRKERTKNMIEVPTDKLKLDVSKIINMRDVKATDSGILCGPKAANLGELKHLFPNKVVEGIIIPFGIFKTHMNKQMPGKDKTYWQFLNATFLKAKELKSNASSEEAIEKFLISSLKELHAAILNINLDDRFINDLKSNFKTVFGNDIGNVPVFLRSDTNMEDLKEFTGAGLNLTLFNILKEEKIIQGIKQVWASAYTERSFKWRQKYLLNPENVYPSILIIPSVDVDYSGVMITKGINEGSENDLTVAFSRGAGGAVDGQSAETRLITAESSYLLSPARQPDYIRLPVTGSTKKYYTTFNQPILNTGNVNKIRELATEIRAKIGKKSSEENYAYDVEFGFKDDKLWLFQIRPFVENKQAKSSDYLNSIAPKVENSTEIMLTEKI is encoded by the coding sequence ATGAAAAAAAAAATACTTCTTACTTTTACTCTAGCATTTTTTTTTAGCTTAAATAGTTCCTCACAAAAGAAAAGCTTAGAGAACATAAAGCAGCTAATTAAATATTACAAAGAAGATAGTAGAGGCCCTTACTATAGAATTAAATGGTTTTGTAAAGACGGTAGCATCAGAGATCCAAAAAATCCGTGTCCAGATTCTATTGGAGGTGGAATACAGCATGCAAGTTTTAAAGAATCTGCTTTAGACTTAAGGAAAAGCAATCATTTATTTTTTGGCGAAATTTTGGCAAGTGTAAAAACGGAAGATTTTTTAGATTCAGAAAATAATTTTAGCAGAATAAAACAATATCAAATAGGCCAGTATTTAGCGAGTGTAGATGATGGTTGGGTTTTAAAAAAAGGGCAGTTTTACAGAGGTGCAATACAATCTGAAGATGAAGAAGCTTGGGGAAAAGAGTTTTATGAGACCGTTTTAAAAGATGATCATTTTTTAAATTCTAATTATTATTTGGTGAGACAGTCTTTAAAAGACATTCCTCATAATGGCGATTCTAACATTGCGCAATTAATGCGTAGTGAATCTAAAATATTGGCTGAAGAAATTGCCGATTTTATGGACATCCGAATTAAAATTCATGGTAATCCACAAAAATCTGATATCTATTTAGTCCAAAACTATGTAAAGAAAAATGCGTCTAAAATCTCTGTAAAAGAAAAAAAAGCATTTGAGAAACTCTTAGCTACAATGAACGCGTTTTATGCACCTTTAAACTACAGTTCAATTGCTAAAGAATTAGCTAAAATTACAGATAAAAATAAAGTTCTAAGTAATTTAAAAAAATTTGTTAATGAAGACAAATCAAGTTTTACTGCAAAAGATATCGTTCTTAAAATTACAGATAATTTAGATCTTCTAAGATATAATATTGCATTATTTAAAAGTAGTAGAGACCGCTTAAATCTTTTAGACTTAACAAATCAATTAGAAAAAATTCTATTAATAGAAACTCAAAACTGGATTCCAGAAACCTTAGAAGAAACTATTTTAAAAACACAAACACTTACGTGTGCATCGTATGCTACAGGCCTGGTAGAAGCATGGGAATTTGATATTGTAAAACCTATTTTTTCGAGTACTTTAAAAAAGGACAAAACTACCTTAGGAGCACTAAACACTTTGGTTACTAATGCTAGAAGAATTGTAGAATGGAGTACTTCTTTAGTGAAAGCAAATTACCAAGAAGATGTAAATGAATATGCTGCTTTTGAGTCTTTAGCCTATGGTTTTATAGATGACAGAATTAGGAATTCGATTACCCTAAATTTAGGCGAAACAGTTAGTCAACTAAATAAATATGCAGCTAAGGTTTCTAAAGTGAATAACAATGTAATGAGTATTAGCAACCAAGGTACAATAAGAGGATTAAACCCTGGGTATGCTTTTGGAAAATTGATTGTTGTAGATGGAAACCCTGATGAAGTTGAAGTGAACACAAATAATATTTATATTTTTCAAAAACCACCTTCAGATTTAAAACCTGTTGCAGGAATTATGACAGTTTCTGAAGGGAATTTAGTTTCTCATGTACAATTATTAGCAAGAAATTTAGGAATACCAAACGCAGCTTTGTCTAGTGAAAATTTAAAATCGCTTGAAGAATATACCAATAGAAATGTATTCTACGCAGTATCTAGCAAAGGAAATGTTATTCTAAAGTTAGAAAAAGACATGTCAGCTATCGAACAAAAATTGTTCGATAGAAAAGAAAGAACAAAAAATATGATTGAAGTACCAACTGACAAATTAAAGTTAGATGTTTCTAAGATTATAAATATGAGAGATGTAAAAGCTACGGATTCTGGTATTTTATGCGGACCAAAAGCAGCCAATTTAGGAGAATTAAAACACCTTTTCCCAAATAAAGTTGTTGAGGGAATCATCATTCCTTTTGGAATTTTTAAAACCCATATGAACAAACAAATGCCTGGTAAGGACAAAACCTATTGGCAGTTTTTGAATGCTACATTTTTAAAAGCAAAAGAATTAAAAAGCAATGCTAGTTCAGAAGAAGCTATAGAAAAGTTCTTGATTTCTTCTTTAAAAGAATTACATGCAGCTATTTTAAACATCAATTTAGATGATCGTTTTATAAACGATTTAAAGAGTAATTTTAAAACTGTTTTTGGAAATGACATTGGAAACGTACCTGTGTTTTTAAGAAGTGATACCAATATGGAAGATTTGAAGGAATTTACAGGAGCTGGTTTAAATTTAACCCTTTTCAATATTCTAAAAGAAGAAAAAATAATTCAAGGAATAAAACAAGTTTGGGCTTCTGCTTATACAGAGAGAAGTTTTAAATGGCGTCAGAAATATTTATTAAATCCAGAAAATGTGTATCCTTCAATTTTAATTATACCAAGTGTAGATGTAGATTATTCTGGAGTTATGATTACAAAAGGAATTAATGAAGGTTCTGAAAACGATTTAACAGTGGCTTTTAGTAGAGGAGCCGGAGGCGCTGTAGATGGGCAATCTGCAGAGACAAGATTAATTACTGCAGAAAGCAGCTATTTATTAAGTCCTGCTAGACAACCAGATTACATTCGTTTACCAGTAACAGGAAGTACAAAAAAGTATTATACCACATTTAATCAGCCTATTTTAAATACAGGTAATGTGAATAAAATTAGAGAATTAGCAACAGAAATTAGAGCTAAAATTGGGAAGAAATCTTCCGAAGAAAATTACGCTTATGATGTTGAGTTTGGTTTTAAAGATGACAAGCTTTGGTTGTTTCAAATAAGACCTTTTGTAGAAAATAAACAAGCCAAAAGTTCTGATTATCTAAATTCAATTGCACCTAAAGTAGAAAATAGCACAGAAATAATGTTAACAGAAAAAATATAA
- a CDS encoding DUF6695 family protein: MQNSDGIIIILSYPDTIVRPAYWEILSNFWPKIGIGGQHAVQAGHAALLLLQKGKSEINYFDFGRYITTYGNGRVRSKETDPELEVSASANFINDELLNVEEILLWIENHPEKTHGDGRLVASIHEEIDFHKAKTFIHQLIDEKEIPYGAFIKNGTNCARFVTDTIIASSTNKKIGIQLRKSNLLTPSPIGNVLKANTSDTVYNVYEQKITNYTNRSIVKEYKASFFNKFEGEPNLKGTEEPNLDIFELKNGTWLGGIGSGAWFKIEDKINIKTYKISRYTPGGKKDFEGLFSINKTDFNFLEEYHFKHPTNCKEVYILQNGKEFLFKKCSF, translated from the coding sequence ATGCAAAATTCTGATGGAATCATCATTATACTTTCTTATCCAGATACCATCGTAAGACCCGCTTATTGGGAAATCTTAAGTAATTTTTGGCCTAAAATTGGTATTGGCGGTCAACACGCTGTTCAAGCAGGACATGCTGCTTTATTATTGCTTCAAAAAGGAAAATCTGAAATAAATTATTTTGATTTTGGTCGGTATATTACAACCTACGGCAATGGCCGCGTGCGTTCTAAAGAGACCGACCCTGAGTTAGAAGTTTCTGCAAGCGCTAATTTTATAAATGATGAATTATTAAATGTAGAAGAAATTTTACTCTGGATAGAGAATCATCCAGAAAAAACACATGGAGATGGTAGATTGGTAGCTAGTATTCATGAAGAAATAGACTTTCATAAAGCAAAAACATTTATTCATCAATTAATTGACGAAAAAGAAATTCCTTATGGCGCTTTTATAAAAAATGGCACCAATTGTGCACGCTTTGTAACAGATACAATTATTGCTTCTTCTACAAACAAAAAGATTGGTATTCAATTGAGAAAATCTAATTTGTTAACCCCAAGTCCTATTGGAAATGTATTAAAAGCAAATACCAGTGATACTGTTTATAATGTTTATGAACAAAAAATAACCAATTATACAAATAGATCTATTGTAAAAGAATACAAAGCTTCTTTTTTTAATAAATTTGAAGGAGAGCCCAATTTGAAAGGAACTGAAGAGCCTAATTTAGATATTTTCGAGTTAAAAAATGGAACTTGGTTAGGTGGAATTGGAAGTGGTGCATGGTTTAAAATTGAAGACAAAATAAACATTAAAACTTATAAAATATCAAGATATACTCCAGGAGGAAAAAAAGATTTTGAAGGTTTATTTTCAATAAATAAAACCGATTTTAATTTTTTAGAGGAATATCATTTTAAACATCCTACAAATTGTAAAGAGGTTTATATTCTGCAAAATGGGAAGGAATTCTTGTTTAAAAAATGTTCATTTTAA
- a CDS encoding DUF6095 family protein has translation MSTNVNLLGKGLKYLSLLIFLFIASPVSLTMGFKALKKFKDTPKEILSYVIIIAAGILIIFTIYFAFKTFQILLKAIFNN, from the coding sequence ATGAGTACTAATGTAAATTTATTAGGAAAAGGTTTAAAATACTTAAGTCTTTTAATTTTTCTATTTATTGCTTCACCTGTTTCTCTTACAATGGGGTTTAAGGCTTTAAAAAAGTTTAAAGATACCCCAAAAGAGATACTATCTTATGTTATTATAATTGCTGCAGGAATTCTAATCATTTTTACCATTTACTTCGCTTTTAAAACCTTTCAGATTTTATTAAAAGCCATCTTTAATAATTAA